A segment of the Fibrobacter succinogenes subsp. succinogenes S85 genome:
GGCGATTTCCCACGGGTTCGGGAGGCGCAGCCAGTTATCCGGCTGTTCTTCCTGTTCGCCGTTCACAATCTTCTGGCTGAACATACCGTATTCGTAACGGATGCCCATACCGGTTGCCGGAAGTTCGAGCGTAGCCATGGAGTCGAGGAAGCAAGCTGCCAAACGGCCAAGACCGCCGTTGCCAAGCCCTGCGTCCACTTCCTGTTCGCGGAGTTCTTCGAGCGTCATGCCGATTTCGTCAAGAGCTTCCGTCACGGCGCTTTCGACGTCGAGGTTCAACACGGAGTTGCCGAGCGTACGGCCAATCAAAAATTCGAGAGAGAGGTAATAGACGCGCTTGACGTCTTTTTCGTAATAGGTGTTCTGCGTCTTGATCCAACGGTCAACAAGACGGTCACGCACGGCGTAAGCCACAGCGAGGAACTTTTCGTGGTCCGTCACCGTGTACTTGCTGCGGGCGAGCGTGTGGTGGATGTGGTCGGTAAATGCCTTGCGGAAGGCTTCCGCATCGGTACCGAGCACGGTAATGTCACTTGCATTCTTGGTAGTTTTAGCCATAAATCTAACCTGCCTGGTATTGTTTATTCAATCCAAGGAAAAGTTTAGAAATTTTTACGAGATTTGCAATACGTTAATTCTGTAAACCACAGTTGTAAGCCTTTCCAGAATGTGTAAAGGATGTGGGCTATCGATGGGAGTATGTGCTGTATAGGAAACCTGAAAAATCGTATAGGCGATTGCGGAGCGAAATTGGCTTGATGACTGTGGCGCTGTCCGCGTACGAAAGAACCCAACGGTAAAGTAGTTCGTTTGCCTCGACCTTCATCGTGACGCGTAATTGACCGTTTTTCAGCTCCTCGACTTTCATGGAACGGTGGAACGGCTTTTCATCAAGGTAGAATTTGGCGCTTGGGTCGAAAATGATTTCGACATCTTCGGCTTTCGGATCTTGCGTGCCTAAAATAGCGGAACCGAGCATGACACGCTTGCGGAGTGTTTCGATAACTTTAGGATTTTCTTGGAATGTTTCTTTGGTGAGCTCGACGCTTTTGATGCGACGGAACTTGAGAACGTACGTCTTACCCGGATTGCTTTGCGATTCGCAGCCGATGTAAATCTCGTTTTGATAAATGATGATCATCAGCGGAATGCGCACTTTCTTTTCCACTTTTTCTGGGGTAGCGTATTCCACTAGAATTTTACGGTGATCGTGAATGGCTCGCAAAATGGTCTTGAGTTTGTCGCTCGCGTCTTCCTCGAAATTTGGTGGTGTTCCCATAAAGAGAATTTTTGTATTCAGAGCATCGGAAACTTGCTGGAGCGCTTTCCGTTCGCTTGCTGGCAGAGTCTTGTTGATCTTTTCAAGCAATGCGAAAATCAGTTCGCTTGTCGCGGGGTAGATGTTGGCAATGCGCTGCAAGAATACGAAATGCAGCATCGTGTTTTCAAAATTCGGGAACAGCAGGCGGTCTGCCGTCTTGATGGCGGACTGATAGGCGAATGAACGCCCTTTGCCGTGCGTTTGTATGTACGCTCCGTTGTTCATGGACACGAGAAAGCTCATGTCGCGCTGCACATTGCGGCGTTCTCCCTCTGGAATCTGCAACACTTCCATCAAATTACTGATGGAATAG
Coding sequences within it:
- a CDS encoding helix-turn-helix transcriptional regulator; amino-acid sequence: MAEKTRGERTVQLFAHLISNPDKSYSISNLMEVLQIPEGERRNVQRDMSFLVSMNNGAYIQTHGKGRSFAYQSAIKTADRLLFPNFENTMLHFVFLQRIANIYPATSELIFALLEKINKTLPASERKALQQVSDALNTKILFMGTPPNFEEDASDKLKTILRAIHDHRKILVEYATPEKVEKKVRIPLMIIIYQNEIYIGCESQSNPGKTYVLKFRRIKSVELTKETFQENPKVIETLRKRVMLGSAILGTQDPKAEDVEIIFDPSAKFYLDEKPFHRSMKVEELKNGQLRVTMKVEANELLYRWVLSYADSATVIKPISLRNRLYDFSGFLYSTYSHR